One window of Sphingomonas paeninsulae genomic DNA carries:
- a CDS encoding 3-hydroxyacyl-CoA dehydrogenase NAD-binding domain-containing protein — translation MNSVVVTDKSVATISVEDGIGVVSIDSPPVNALGAVVRQSLNDSFRQLANDAAVKAIVLICEGRTFFAGADISEFGRPIQEPRLATIFDLIENMSKPVLAAIHGTGLGGGLELALVCHHRVAERTAKVGLPEVKLGLLPGAGGTQRLPRIVGIEDALELITSGRQIGAAEAQRLGLIDALAEPGALRTTAIQFARQVVADGRPLTRIRDREDAIAAARGKPEIFSDFRTKNSRLFRGFRAPEAIVKAVEAAVNLPFEAGIARERELLGELVASVESQAQRYMFFAERETTKIPDVPSDTPVRPVKSVGVIGAGTMGGGIAMTFLNVGIPVTLVETSQAALDRGLGVIRSNYENTAKKGRMSVSQIEERMELITPALGLDALSDVDLVIEAVFESMSVKKEIFSKLDQIARPGAILASNTSFLDLDEIAEATTRPEDVIGLHYFSPANVMRLLEVVRGEKTALDVIATAMKLAKQTGKQPILARVCNGFVANRLMSPRSRQAEALVLEGPTPSDIDRVMVEYGFAMGPFQMADLVGLDVLGRNDSIRTLRGDLVAKDRLGQKKNGGYYDYDERRKPQPSPVAARLIAEFAAAQGVQNRGVQTDEDIRARLLFPIVNEGARILEEKIALRASDIDVAAVLGYNWPAYTGGPMFWADTIGLPLIVANLRAFQDQYGDTFKPAALLEQLAKDGKSFTRK, via the coding sequence ATGAATAGCGTTGTCGTCACGGACAAATCCGTCGCCACGATCTCCGTCGAGGATGGTATTGGGGTCGTTTCCATTGACTCGCCGCCGGTGAATGCTCTTGGCGCAGTCGTGCGGCAATCGCTCAATGATAGCTTTCGCCAGCTTGCTAATGATGCAGCGGTAAAAGCCATAGTTCTCATATGCGAAGGCCGGACGTTTTTCGCGGGCGCTGACATCTCTGAGTTTGGAAGACCAATCCAGGAACCGCGGCTAGCTACTATTTTTGATCTGATAGAAAACATGTCAAAACCGGTCTTGGCAGCGATACATGGGACCGGCCTGGGCGGCGGTCTCGAGCTGGCGCTCGTGTGCCATCATCGTGTTGCCGAACGCACCGCGAAGGTCGGCTTACCTGAAGTAAAGCTCGGCCTCCTCCCGGGTGCCGGCGGCACCCAGCGACTTCCGCGGATCGTGGGCATAGAAGACGCCCTTGAGCTTATTACAAGCGGGCGCCAGATCGGTGCAGCGGAGGCCCAGAGGCTCGGCCTGATTGACGCCCTCGCCGAGCCAGGCGCGCTTCGCACGACCGCGATACAATTTGCGCGCCAGGTCGTCGCCGACGGGCGGCCGCTCACGCGAATTCGGGATCGTGAGGACGCGATTGCAGCCGCGCGGGGCAAGCCCGAAATTTTTTCAGACTTCCGGACGAAGAATTCGCGGCTCTTTCGCGGCTTCCGTGCGCCGGAGGCCATCGTCAAAGCGGTGGAGGCGGCGGTAAACTTGCCGTTCGAAGCGGGCATCGCCCGGGAGCGCGAGTTACTTGGCGAACTGGTGGCGTCTGTCGAATCCCAAGCTCAACGCTATATGTTCTTCGCGGAACGCGAGACGACCAAAATTCCCGACGTGCCTTCAGATACACCCGTACGACCTGTGAAGTCGGTCGGCGTGATCGGTGCTGGGACGATGGGCGGGGGCATCGCCATGACCTTCTTGAATGTGGGAATCCCGGTGACGTTGGTGGAAACTAGCCAAGCGGCCTTGGATCGCGGGCTCGGGGTGATCAGGTCAAATTACGAGAACACCGCCAAAAAGGGCCGGATGAGCGTTTCTCAGATAGAAGAACGAATGGAGCTGATCACTCCTGCCCTTGGCCTCGATGCGCTCAGCGACGTCGATCTCGTGATCGAAGCGGTCTTCGAGAGTATGTCGGTCAAAAAAGAGATATTCAGCAAGCTAGATCAGATCGCCCGACCCGGGGCCATACTGGCATCAAACACTTCATTTCTTGATTTGGACGAAATCGCAGAAGCGACAACGCGTCCGGAAGATGTGATCGGCCTTCATTATTTCTCGCCCGCAAATGTCATGCGACTCCTTGAGGTCGTGCGCGGCGAAAAAACAGCGCTAGACGTAATTGCAACGGCGATGAAGTTGGCCAAACAGACAGGAAAGCAGCCGATTTTGGCGCGGGTATGCAATGGCTTCGTCGCCAATAGACTGATGTCTCCCCGCTCGCGGCAGGCGGAAGCGCTGGTCTTGGAAGGTCCAACCCCGAGCGATATAGATCGCGTAATGGTCGAGTACGGCTTCGCCATGGGCCCCTTCCAAATGGCCGATCTGGTCGGGCTCGACGTCCTTGGACGGAACGATAGCATTCGTACGCTTCGTGGTGACCTCGTTGCCAAGGATCGGCTGGGACAAAAGAAAAATGGAGGATATTACGACTATGACGAGCGACGAAAGCCACAGCCGTCTCCGGTTGCGGCACGGTTAATCGCAGAATTTGCAGCCGCACAGGGAGTCCAAAATCGCGGCGTACAAACCGACGAAGATATTCGTGCTCGCCTGCTTTTTCCGATTGTCAACGAAGGAGCACGCATTCTGGAAGAGAAAATCGCTCTCCGGGCATCAGACATCGATGTTGCTGCGGTGCTTGGTTACAACTGGCCCGCGTACACCGGTGGTCCGATGTTCTGGGCCGACACTATCGGTCTCCCGTTGATTGTAGCGAACCTGCGAGCGTTTCAAGATCAATATGGAGATACTTTCAAGCCAGCCGCACTGTTGGAACAGCTGGCAAAAGATGGCAAAAGCTTCACCAGAAAGTAG
- a CDS encoding MaoC/PaaZ C-terminal domain-containing protein: MLFVTLKHEIIRADGSVAIVEEQDIVYREASRPTAFAPPLEPAQLASAGPTRTVVPDPTMLFRYSALTFNAHRIHYDSEYARNVEGYEALVVHGPYVATLLMDHVLRQHTGITVTSFSFRAKAAVFAGQSLLLQLVKTADGAELTAVVPSGIAMTATAEFVCP, translated from the coding sequence ATGCTGTTCGTAACGCTAAAGCACGAAATCATACGCGCTGACGGCAGCGTAGCCATCGTCGAGGAACAGGATATCGTCTATCGCGAAGCGAGCCGGCCAACGGCCTTTGCGCCGCCGCTTGAACCCGCCCAACTCGCAAGCGCTGGGCCGACGCGGACGGTCGTACCCGACCCGACCATGCTTTTTCGATATTCTGCGCTGACGTTCAATGCGCATCGGATTCACTACGACAGCGAGTATGCCCGTAACGTCGAGGGGTATGAGGCGCTGGTTGTGCATGGGCCTTATGTCGCGACACTGTTAATGGATCACGTCTTACGCCAACACACTGGTATTACTGTGACTTCCTTCAGTTTCCGCGCCAAGGCGGCCGTGTTCGCGGGACAGTCGCTTTTGCTACAACTGGTAAAGACGGCGGACGGAGCGGAGTTAACGGCGGTCGTTCCTTCTGGGATTGCCATGACGGCTACCGCGGAATTCGTGTGTCCATGA
- a CDS encoding CaiB/BaiF CoA transferase family protein — translation MNQVLAGMRVLDFGRYISGPWCAALLGDLGAEVIRVERREGGEDRGVNPLSENGDGAMFLQCNRNKLSMTLDPQSFEGKEIKRKLVESADIVVLNLPDKTLRMLELDYETLAAIKPSIIFTNGTAYGNGGPYSDSVGYDGVGQVMSGAIYRSGTPEAPMRSAAAYVDFGTSLALAVGTLAAVIHRERTGEGQKVEGSLLGTALMMSNIMLMEQAVCKSDRVAIGNRSYVGAPSDLYRSKDGWVLVQIIGQPQFKRWCRMMGEERWLSDCRFASDELRAKNGDVLNGRMAEWCLSRTNAEAVAALGALSIPASPMLSPQQALEDPHIQAMGFFKSMDYPGLPTPAPIMDTPFLLSRTPGTIRTRAPLVGEHTDQILQQLGYDNEMMRSLREKNVI, via the coding sequence ATGAATCAGGTATTGGCCGGCATGCGAGTGCTCGACTTTGGGAGATATATCTCCGGGCCGTGGTGCGCCGCGTTGCTCGGCGACTTGGGCGCCGAGGTGATCCGAGTCGAACGCCGGGAAGGTGGCGAGGACAGGGGGGTCAACCCGCTGTCGGAAAACGGCGATGGAGCAATGTTCCTCCAATGTAACCGCAACAAGCTCTCGATGACGCTTGATCCGCAATCGTTTGAGGGAAAAGAGATCAAGCGAAAGCTTGTGGAATCGGCCGATATCGTCGTCCTGAATCTTCCGGATAAGACGTTGAGAATGTTAGAACTTGATTACGAAACTCTGGCGGCGATTAAGCCCAGCATCATATTCACGAACGGCACTGCCTACGGCAATGGCGGACCGTATAGCGATAGTGTCGGTTATGATGGCGTCGGTCAGGTAATGAGCGGGGCAATATACCGCTCGGGGACGCCCGAAGCACCGATGCGGTCGGCTGCGGCCTATGTGGATTTTGGGACGTCGCTCGCGTTGGCGGTGGGGACGCTTGCCGCCGTGATCCATCGAGAAAGGACTGGCGAGGGCCAAAAAGTCGAGGGATCGCTGCTCGGAACGGCACTCATGATGTCAAACATAATGTTGATGGAACAGGCAGTTTGTAAATCAGATCGGGTAGCGATAGGCAACCGCAGCTACGTTGGAGCGCCATCTGACCTTTATCGATCCAAGGATGGATGGGTCCTTGTTCAGATTATCGGACAGCCCCAGTTCAAACGGTGGTGCCGGATGATGGGCGAGGAGCGTTGGTTGAGCGATTGCCGCTTCGCGAGCGACGAATTGCGGGCAAAGAATGGCGATGTTCTGAATGGGCGAATGGCGGAGTGGTGCCTCTCGCGAACCAATGCGGAGGCCGTGGCAGCACTCGGTGCATTGAGCATTCCGGCCTCTCCGATGCTTTCCCCTCAGCAAGCTCTGGAAGATCCGCATATCCAGGCAATGGGCTTTTTCAAATCCATGGACTACCCGGGCCTGCCAACCCCAGCACCGATCATGGACACGCCGTTTCTGCTTTCGCGTACGCCGGGAACCATCCGGACGCGAGCGCCGCTGGTGGGCGAGCACACTGATCAAATCCTTCAACAGCTTGGCTATGACAACGAAATGATGAGGTCGCTACGCGAAAAGAACGTGATCTGA
- a CDS encoding class I adenylate-forming enzyme family protein yields MDVISAFLRTVRQQPDSIAIIDGDERVSWRELAERIGIIAAALRRFGVRRESTVAILSLSSTKVFELFYAVPWAGGRVCPLNYRLTATEIIEIVEDANVEILFVDEAFVDSVPTLKASARHIIFVGAGQAPEGMIDYESLLGEAQALRHSDCSEEDVACLYYTGGTTGKAKGVMLTHRNIFANALNFALATNLTEQDRVLHCGPMFHVASGSRVYNAGIFGASNVIIPRFEAHEVLKNIELHQVSVVSLVPTMLNTIVHLHDFGSYDVSSLRMILYGASQISPALLDTAMSKFDGVAFCQAYGQTEVAPFATVLAPRYHCLDGPLSGKLRSVGRPIGSVEVRVVDTDDSDLPTGTVGEIIIRGPNVMKGYLNKPELTAIALRGGWMHSGDLGFFDEDGFLYVVDRAKDMIISGGENIYSVEVENAICAHPAVSECAVFGIPDIQWGETVHAVIVLKKDYRLESSDIIQHCRRLIGGFKLPRSIEFRNEPMPLSGANKILKNTLRDAYLTSRTG; encoded by the coding sequence ATGGACGTTATCTCAGCCTTTCTTCGAACTGTCCGGCAGCAACCTGACAGTATTGCCATTATCGACGGCGATGAGCGAGTGAGCTGGCGCGAGTTGGCTGAGCGCATCGGGATAATTGCTGCAGCGCTCCGTCGGTTCGGGGTCCGTCGGGAAAGTACAGTCGCTATTTTATCCCTTAGCTCCACAAAGGTGTTTGAACTTTTCTATGCAGTGCCGTGGGCGGGAGGGAGGGTCTGCCCGCTCAACTACCGTCTTACTGCGACGGAAATTATTGAGATCGTTGAAGACGCCAATGTCGAGATACTTTTTGTGGACGAGGCGTTCGTCGATAGCGTTCCCACGCTGAAGGCGAGTGCGCGACACATCATATTTGTAGGCGCGGGCCAAGCGCCGGAAGGGATGATCGACTATGAAAGTTTGCTTGGAGAAGCTCAAGCTCTCCGCCACTCAGATTGCAGCGAAGAGGATGTAGCATGCCTTTACTACACTGGCGGCACAACCGGCAAAGCCAAGGGTGTCATGCTCACGCACCGCAACATCTTTGCGAACGCCCTTAACTTTGCCCTTGCCACCAATCTTACCGAGCAGGACCGGGTACTCCATTGCGGACCAATGTTTCACGTAGCTTCCGGGTCTCGCGTGTACAACGCCGGCATATTCGGCGCATCAAATGTCATCATCCCGCGCTTCGAGGCGCATGAGGTTTTGAAAAACATTGAGCTCCATCAGGTGTCGGTCGTATCGCTCGTTCCAACCATGCTGAACACCATCGTTCATCTTCATGACTTCGGATCGTATGATGTGTCATCGCTTCGGATGATCCTTTATGGAGCTTCGCAGATATCACCCGCGCTACTTGATACAGCGATGTCAAAGTTTGACGGCGTGGCTTTTTGTCAGGCCTATGGTCAAACTGAGGTGGCGCCGTTCGCGACCGTGCTCGCACCGCGCTACCATTGTCTCGATGGCCCGCTCTCCGGAAAGTTGCGATCAGTCGGACGCCCGATTGGAAGCGTCGAGGTTCGGGTTGTCGATACCGATGACAGCGACTTACCTACGGGCACCGTCGGCGAGATCATAATCCGTGGCCCGAACGTGATGAAGGGCTATCTTAATAAGCCCGAACTTACCGCAATCGCCTTGCGTGGCGGCTGGATGCACTCCGGTGACCTTGGCTTTTTCGACGAGGACGGCTTCCTGTACGTCGTCGATCGCGCCAAAGATATGATCATCAGTGGCGGTGAGAATATTTACTCAGTTGAGGTCGAGAACGCTATCTGCGCGCATCCGGCAGTCTCCGAGTGCGCAGTGTTCGGAATACCCGACATTCAGTGGGGTGAAACCGTGCATGCAGTCATTGTGCTCAAAAAGGATTATCGTCTTGAAAGCTCTGACATTATCCAGCATTGCAGACGTCTGATCGGAGGCTTCAAGCTGCCGCGGTCAATCGAGTTCCGCAACGAACCGATGCCGCTCAGCGGTGCGAATAAAATACTCAAAAATACCCTGCGCGACGCATATCTGACATCGCGAACGGGCTGA
- a CDS encoding HpcH/HpaI aldolase/citrate lyase family protein, which translates to MMRWRSLLFVAANDDRRLAKAAQRGADAIILDLEDAVPKDDKASARELLPAAIERLVDARAQIVVRINVDWLDAFADLNAAVRPGVAAIMVPKAENRGRLAIISQIVAEIASAKGLTQVPGLIALIESPKGCDAISSIAALDTIVGLAFGSEDFSLALGVPPSPESLDLPCRLLALAAARRGVMALGVPVSIGTIKDRDAWRLGVERARLIGLNGALCIHPDQVGPANEGFRPSSVELERAERVVKAWVAAGSSGVITLDGHMIDRPVVVAAERLLAQLR; encoded by the coding sequence ATGATGCGCTGGCGTTCCCTCCTGTTCGTTGCCGCGAATGACGATCGGCGGCTTGCTAAGGCTGCCCAGCGTGGGGCCGACGCTATCATACTCGACCTCGAAGATGCTGTGCCGAAGGACGACAAGGCTTCGGCACGGGAACTCCTCCCCGCTGCAATTGAGCGCCTCGTCGATGCAAGAGCTCAAATCGTCGTTCGGATAAACGTGGATTGGCTCGATGCTTTCGCCGATTTGAACGCGGCCGTCCGACCCGGCGTTGCCGCGATCATGGTGCCAAAAGCCGAAAATAGGGGTCGTCTGGCAATCATCAGCCAGATCGTCGCGGAGATCGCGTCCGCGAAAGGCCTTACTCAGGTGCCAGGGCTAATCGCCCTGATCGAAAGTCCGAAAGGTTGCGATGCAATCTCCTCCATAGCGGCACTTGATACGATCGTCGGGCTCGCATTTGGTAGCGAAGATTTTTCTCTGGCTTTGGGCGTTCCGCCCTCGCCAGAATCGCTTGATTTGCCCTGCCGGTTGCTTGCACTTGCCGCGGCGAGGCGCGGCGTCATGGCCTTGGGCGTGCCGGTTTCGATCGGGACGATCAAGGACCGCGATGCATGGCGGCTCGGCGTTGAACGCGCACGCCTCATTGGATTGAACGGCGCTTTGTGCATTCATCCAGATCAGGTTGGGCCCGCAAACGAGGGATTTCGTCCATCCTCTGTAGAACTCGAACGCGCTGAACGCGTCGTTAAAGCGTGGGTGGCCGCTGGAAGTAGCGGCGTGATAACACTGGACGGCCACATGATAGATCGCCCGGTGGTGGTTGCCGCGGAGCGGTTGCTGGCCCAGCTGCGCTGA
- a CDS encoding enoyl-CoA hydratase-related protein, whose product MTSTFNNIVYETSDGIATITLNRPDKMNTFSIDTMLEFVAAIDATDADDDVRVVIITGAGNRAFCAGADLSQGAATFDYASQGRDRERLMVNGIYRDWGGWMSLRLFNSLKPIIAAVNGAAAGIGATLQTAMDIRLASTTAKYAFPFTRRGIVPEAGSTWFLPHIVGLPTALEWCFTGRQISAVEARDRGLVRSLHEPDDLMPAAREIAREIVDNTSPISVALTRQLLWRLAGAAHPMAAHMADSRAVHFRGPTADTKEGIASFLEKRKPHFPGKVSDGLPDIFPSWVEPEFH is encoded by the coding sequence ATGACATCAACGTTCAATAATATCGTTTACGAGACGTCCGATGGGATCGCAACGATTACGCTCAACCGTCCTGACAAGATGAATACGTTTTCGATCGATACTATGCTTGAATTCGTCGCCGCAATCGATGCGACAGATGCAGACGATGATGTTCGCGTCGTGATCATTACTGGTGCCGGGAATCGGGCATTCTGTGCTGGTGCCGATCTGTCGCAGGGCGCCGCGACGTTTGATTATGCGAGCCAAGGCAGAGACCGCGAACGGCTGATGGTTAATGGCATATACCGTGATTGGGGCGGCTGGATGTCATTGCGGTTATTCAACAGTCTGAAGCCGATCATTGCGGCAGTGAATGGTGCAGCTGCTGGCATTGGGGCAACGTTACAGACGGCGATGGACATCCGTCTCGCGAGCACGACGGCCAAATACGCATTTCCCTTCACGCGGCGGGGTATAGTGCCGGAAGCGGGCTCGACCTGGTTTCTACCGCACATTGTGGGCCTGCCGACAGCTTTGGAATGGTGTTTTACTGGTCGGCAGATCTCCGCGGTCGAAGCTCGCGACCGTGGCCTCGTCCGCTCGCTTCACGAGCCAGATGATCTTATGCCAGCAGCTCGCGAAATCGCACGGGAAATCGTCGACAACACGTCTCCGATTTCGGTGGCATTGACTCGTCAGCTACTTTGGCGGCTAGCCGGCGCAGCCCATCCGATGGCGGCTCACATGGCTGATAGCCGAGCTGTTCATTTCCGCGGCCCGACCGCCGATACAAAGGAGGGGATTGCCTCATTCCTCGAAAAGCGAAAACCCCATTTTCCTGGGAAGGTATCCGATGGGTTGCCAGATATTTTTCCCTCTTGGGTCGAACCAGAGTTTCATTGA
- a CDS encoding AMP-binding protein — MQRDVGGMHTLLTDELIRTRVASGEWTNLTIAALARGMFRSNPERVLVVEGDVKFTVGQIWEQSNALAAAMIQRGLGPGDVVAMQLPNWAETMAIYLAASLTGVVLIPVLPILRESEVRFMLRDSGCRLLFVSGIFRNFDYVEMIESVAGELPDLETVVVLRSNPGNFIAWSDFIMAEQAQLRLPEVSADSVKIVMYTSGTTGRPKGVMHTHNTLQAEIKSYIDYWKLTDGDVIFMASPVSHITGALMAFELPWAIGAPVILQEKWNPHAAVDLFLEHGVTFTTSSAPFLQELLEAAQGRDEHLPTFKRFVCGGMAVAPYLVREAHAWFPNAVIGRCFGLTEVPSITLAIATRDQIDLGADTDGVLTPGVEIHVSDSISGALLKQGEAGEIAVKAPEQFVGYLRPEDNEQAFDADGFFLTGDIGVVGIDNTLTITGRKKDLIIRGGENISAREIEDVLICHPAITDVAVVAMPHERLGEGVACFLIVETGCSIDQQEISKYLIAAGLARQKIPERIELVDTLPRNFQGKVLKNILRERLQNIPAQSGSA, encoded by the coding sequence ATGCAAAGAGACGTCGGCGGAATGCACACTCTATTGACAGACGAATTAATTCGCACGCGTGTCGCGAGCGGAGAATGGACAAATCTGACCATCGCGGCACTTGCCCGCGGAATGTTTAGAAGCAATCCGGAGCGCGTGCTGGTCGTCGAGGGTGACGTAAAATTCACAGTCGGGCAAATATGGGAGCAATCGAATGCTCTCGCCGCTGCAATGATTCAACGCGGGCTGGGACCGGGCGACGTCGTTGCAATGCAGTTGCCGAATTGGGCCGAAACCATGGCGATCTATCTTGCCGCCAGCTTGACCGGTGTCGTGCTAATCCCCGTGCTTCCAATACTGCGCGAGAGTGAGGTACGATTTATGCTGCGCGACAGCGGGTGCCGACTGCTGTTCGTCTCAGGGATCTTTCGTAATTTTGACTACGTAGAGATGATTGAGAGTGTCGCAGGAGAGTTGCCCGACCTTGAAACGGTCGTGGTGCTTCGTAGCAATCCTGGGAACTTTATTGCATGGTCCGATTTTATCATGGCTGAGCAAGCACAGCTCCGGTTGCCTGAGGTCAGTGCCGACAGCGTCAAGATCGTCATGTACACTTCCGGGACAACAGGCCGCCCAAAGGGCGTGATGCACACTCACAACACCCTTCAAGCGGAAATTAAATCCTATATCGATTATTGGAAACTGACCGATGGGGATGTCATCTTTATGGCCTCGCCGGTCAGTCATATTACCGGTGCACTAATGGCGTTCGAGCTCCCATGGGCAATTGGCGCGCCAGTAATACTTCAAGAAAAATGGAACCCTCATGCTGCAGTAGATCTCTTTCTCGAACATGGTGTCACGTTCACTACCTCATCAGCTCCTTTTTTGCAGGAATTGCTGGAAGCAGCGCAGGGCCGAGACGAGCATCTGCCGACTTTCAAGCGGTTTGTTTGCGGTGGAATGGCAGTTGCACCTTATCTCGTCCGAGAGGCGCATGCTTGGTTTCCCAACGCCGTTATTGGCAGATGCTTTGGCCTAACCGAAGTGCCAAGTATTACATTAGCCATTGCAACGCGCGATCAAATTGATCTTGGTGCCGATACAGACGGAGTGCTCACCCCGGGAGTGGAAATTCATGTTTCCGATTCGATTAGCGGCGCGTTGTTAAAGCAGGGGGAAGCGGGTGAAATCGCCGTCAAGGCTCCTGAGCAATTTGTTGGCTACCTGCGACCAGAAGATAATGAACAGGCCTTCGACGCGGACGGGTTTTTCCTCACCGGTGATATTGGTGTAGTTGGTATTGACAACACGCTTACGATTACCGGCCGAAAAAAGGACCTCATCATCCGTGGTGGCGAGAATATTAGCGCACGTGAGATTGAAGATGTTCTAATCTGCCACCCAGCCATTACTGACGTGGCGGTAGTGGCAATGCCTCACGAAAGGCTAGGAGAGGGAGTCGCCTGTTTTCTGATCGTCGAAACAGGATGTAGCATCGACCAACAGGAGATCTCAAAATATTTGATCGCTGCTGGCTTGGCTCGCCAAAAGATTCCGGAACGGATCGAGCTTGTCGATACGCTTCCTCGAAATTTTCAAGGGAAAGTCCTCAAGAATATTTTGCGGGAAAGATTGCAGAATATCCCCGCACAATCCGGTTCGGCATAA
- a CDS encoding FadR/GntR family transcriptional regulator, protein MSMVKDAARRVNILDEEWSVSSSTVRLPKTAELVAGRIRKRIIRGELNEGDFLPPENQLMASFAVSRPTLREALRILESENFISVMRGSRSGARVHRPPVENAARYAGFLLQIEGTTVADVYEARLAIEPYVVSKLARSQPDGATDRLRAEVGRLRKMVDDRRYLEFMVAIAEFHRLLVEVSGLKTLLLLTSILQETVARYQVKFFEIHELPEELQRQRASSGLRSFDKVITLIDAGEARAAEAHWHLHLVNANLAWVPAGLKAKVVDVLD, encoded by the coding sequence ATGTCGATGGTAAAAGACGCCGCGCGCAGAGTAAATATTTTGGATGAAGAATGGTCGGTCTCTTCCTCTACGGTTCGGTTGCCCAAGACCGCGGAGCTTGTCGCGGGACGCATCCGAAAGCGAATCATCCGGGGTGAGCTAAACGAGGGCGATTTTTTGCCCCCCGAAAATCAGCTAATGGCGTCATTTGCGGTTTCCCGACCGACGCTACGGGAAGCTTTGCGGATACTTGAATCCGAAAATTTCATTAGCGTGATGCGCGGCTCGCGAAGTGGTGCCAGAGTTCATCGGCCGCCGGTAGAGAACGCCGCCAGATACGCTGGATTTTTGCTGCAGATCGAAGGCACGACGGTTGCCGATGTGTATGAGGCTCGTCTTGCGATCGAGCCCTATGTGGTCAGCAAACTGGCTCGCTCTCAACCGGACGGCGCGACAGACCGTCTACGCGCAGAGGTTGGGCGGCTGCGCAAGATGGTCGATGACCGTCGATATTTGGAGTTCATGGTGGCGATTGCTGAATTCCACCGCCTTCTGGTGGAAGTTAGCGGACTGAAGACATTATTACTTCTTACAAGTATCCTTCAAGAAACCGTTGCGCGCTATCAGGTAAAGTTTTTCGAAATACACGAACTACCAGAGGAGCTCCAGCGCCAACGTGCTTCTTCGGGACTTCGATCTTTTGATAAAGTCATAACGCTGATTGACGCAGGAGAGGCTCGCGCAGCGGAAGCGCATTGGCATCTGCATCTGGTGAATGCAAATCTGGCCTGGGTTCCCGCTGGACTTAAAGCGAAAGTTGTCGATGTTCTTGACTGA
- a CDS encoding amidohydrolase family protein, whose translation MQLEKRKFVDPHMHLWDVTKGWYHFPTPDNNFGLGDVSRWPQVFSIEDYYSALSGVSVEKFIHVSATATPQSAYQETHWLAEIAQSHGGLKAIIGTLDSTQPISKIEAILDDQMTTPLYRGIRLLQEIDYSSPEGQNLLSLLSERKLVYDAVAHPGGGIARAAVAAARHPDLTFIIEHTGWPLQTDRDHFAEWKNEIAEFAAVPGTICKLSGLGMTFHRTDSEAFSRYWEYCLDLFGPQRCMFASNFPVEQLYGEFEGLLATFEKAVAGLSDAEQADVFGGTAERVYRI comes from the coding sequence ATGCAATTGGAAAAAAGAAAATTTGTCGACCCTCATATGCATCTCTGGGACGTAACTAAGGGCTGGTACCACTTCCCAACCCCGGACAATAATTTCGGTCTGGGTGATGTTTCCCGTTGGCCGCAAGTATTTTCCATTGAGGACTATTATAGCGCGCTTTCCGGGGTCAGCGTCGAGAAATTTATACACGTTTCTGCAACGGCAACACCGCAAAGCGCCTATCAGGAGACTCATTGGCTGGCTGAAATTGCGCAATCGCATGGGGGTTTAAAGGCCATCATTGGTACGCTCGATTCCACACAGCCAATATCCAAGATCGAGGCGATCCTTGATGACCAGATGACTACACCTCTATATCGGGGCATCCGACTGTTACAGGAAATCGATTATTCAAGTCCTGAAGGTCAAAATCTCCTGTCATTGTTGAGTGAGCGAAAGCTTGTGTATGACGCAGTGGCGCACCCAGGGGGCGGAATTGCGCGGGCTGCGGTCGCTGCGGCGCGTCACCCTGATCTTACGTTTATCATCGAGCATACAGGCTGGCCGCTGCAGACAGACCGTGATCATTTTGCCGAGTGGAAAAACGAGATCGCTGAATTCGCAGCGGTGCCCGGAACGATATGCAAGCTTTCCGGCTTGGGCATGACCTTTCATCGCACGGATTCGGAAGCTTTCAGCCGATACTGGGAGTATTGCTTGGATTTGTTTGGGCCACAACGCTGCATGTTCGCAAGCAACTTTCCTGTTGAACAGCTTTATGGCGAGTTCGAAGGCCTTCTTGCCACATTCGAGAAGGCGGTAGCAGGGCTCAGTGACGCTGAGCAGGCCGACGTTTTCGGCGGTACAGCCGAACGTGTCTATCGAATTTAA